In a genomic window of Cynocephalus volans isolate mCynVol1 chromosome 1, mCynVol1.pri, whole genome shotgun sequence:
- the DNAJB11 gene encoding dnaJ homolog subfamily B member 11 isoform X2, whose protein sequence is MAPQNLGTFCLLLLYLIGAVIAGRDFYKILGVPRSASIKDIKKAYRKLALQLHPDRNPDDPQAQEKFQDLGAAYEILSDSEKRKQYDTYGEEGLKDGHQSSHGDIFSHFFGDFGFMFGGTPRQQDRNIPRGSDIIVDLEVTLEEVYAGNFVEVVRNKPVARQAPGKRKCNCRQEMRTTQLGPGRFQMTQEVVCDECPNVKLVNEERTLEVEIEPGVRDGMEYPFIGEGEPHVDGEPGDLRFRIKVVKHPIFERRGDDLYTNVTISLVESLVGFEMDITHLDGHKVRISRDKITRPGAKLWKKGEGLPSFDNNNIKGSLIITFDVDFPKEQLTEEAREGIKQLLKQGSVQKVYNGLQGY, encoded by the exons ATGGCCCCGCAGAACCTGGGCACCTTCTGCCTGTTGCTGCTGTACCTCATCGGGGCCGTGATCGCCGG GCGAGATTTCTATAAGATCTTGGGGGTACCTCGCAGTGCTTCTATAAAGGATATTAAAAAGGCCTATAGGAAACTAGCCCTGCAGCTGCATCCTGACCGGAACCCTGATGATCCACAAGCCCAGGAGAAATTCCAGGATCTGGGTGCTGCTTATGAA ATTCTGTCAGAtagtgagaaaagaaaacaatatgatACTTATGGTGAAGAAGGATTAAAAGATGGTCATCAGAGCTCCCATGGAGACATTTTTTCACA CTTCTTTGGAGATTTTGGTTTCATGTTTGGAGGAACCCCTCGTCAGCAAGACAGAAATATTCCAAGAGGAAGTGACATTATTGTAGATCTGGAAGTCACTTTGGAAGAAGTGTATGCAGGAAATTTTGTGGAA GTAGTTAGAAACAAACCTGTGGCAAGGCAGGCTCCTGGCAAACGGAAATGCAACTGTCGGCAAGAGATGCGGACCACCCAGCTGGGCCCAGGGCGCTTCCAGATGACCCAGGAGGTGGTCTGCGATGAGTGCCCTAATGTCAA ACTAGTGAATGAAGAACGAACACTGGAGGTAGAAATAGAGCCTGGGGTGAGAGATGGCATGGAGTACCCCTTTATTGGAGAAG GTGAACCTCACGTGGATGGGGAGCCCGGAGACTTACGGTTCCGAATCAAAGTTGTCAA GCACCCAATATTTGAAAGGAGAGGAGATGATTTGTACACAAACGTGACAATCTCACTGGTTGAGTCTCTGGTTGGCTTTGAGATGGATATTACTCACTTGGATGGTCACAAG GTACGCATTTCCCGGGATAAGATCACCAGGCCTGGAGCCAAGCTATGGAAGAAAGGGGAAGGGCTCCCCAGCTTTGACAACAACAACATCAAGGGCTCTTTGATAATCACTTTTGATGTGGATTTTCCAAAAGAACAGTtaacagaggaagcaagagaag GTATCAAACAGCTCCTGAAACAAGGATCAGTGCAGAAGGTATACAATGGACTTCAAGGATATTAA
- the DNAJB11 gene encoding dnaJ homolog subfamily B member 11 isoform X1, translated as MAPQNLGTFCLLLLYLIGAVIAGRDFYKILGVPRSASIKDIKKAYRKLALQLHPDRNPDDPQAQEKFQDLGAAYEILSDSEKRKQYDTYGEEGLKDGHQSSHGDIFSHFFGDFGFMFGGTPRQQDRNIPRGSDIIVDLEVTLEEVYAGNFVEVVRNKPVARQAPGKRKCNCRQEMRTTQLGPGRFQMTQEVVCDECPNVKLVNEERTLEVEIEPGVRDGMEYPFIGEGEPHVDGEPGDLRFRIKVVKHNAMAYLLDYSIGHPIFERRGDDLYTNVTISLVESLVGFEMDITHLDGHKVRISRDKITRPGAKLWKKGEGLPSFDNNNIKGSLIITFDVDFPKEQLTEEAREGIKQLLKQGSVQKVYNGLQGY; from the exons ATGGCCCCGCAGAACCTGGGCACCTTCTGCCTGTTGCTGCTGTACCTCATCGGGGCCGTGATCGCCGG GCGAGATTTCTATAAGATCTTGGGGGTACCTCGCAGTGCTTCTATAAAGGATATTAAAAAGGCCTATAGGAAACTAGCCCTGCAGCTGCATCCTGACCGGAACCCTGATGATCCACAAGCCCAGGAGAAATTCCAGGATCTGGGTGCTGCTTATGAA ATTCTGTCAGAtagtgagaaaagaaaacaatatgatACTTATGGTGAAGAAGGATTAAAAGATGGTCATCAGAGCTCCCATGGAGACATTTTTTCACA CTTCTTTGGAGATTTTGGTTTCATGTTTGGAGGAACCCCTCGTCAGCAAGACAGAAATATTCCAAGAGGAAGTGACATTATTGTAGATCTGGAAGTCACTTTGGAAGAAGTGTATGCAGGAAATTTTGTGGAA GTAGTTAGAAACAAACCTGTGGCAAGGCAGGCTCCTGGCAAACGGAAATGCAACTGTCGGCAAGAGATGCGGACCACCCAGCTGGGCCCAGGGCGCTTCCAGATGACCCAGGAGGTGGTCTGCGATGAGTGCCCTAATGTCAA ACTAGTGAATGAAGAACGAACACTGGAGGTAGAAATAGAGCCTGGGGTGAGAGATGGCATGGAGTACCCCTTTATTGGAGAAG GTGAACCTCACGTGGATGGGGAGCCCGGAGACTTACGGTTCCGAATCAAAGTTGTCAA GCACAATGCTATGGCATACTTACTAGACTACAGTATAGg GCACCCAATATTTGAAAGGAGAGGAGATGATTTGTACACAAACGTGACAATCTCACTGGTTGAGTCTCTGGTTGGCTTTGAGATGGATATTACTCACTTGGATGGTCACAAG GTACGCATTTCCCGGGATAAGATCACCAGGCCTGGAGCCAAGCTATGGAAGAAAGGGGAAGGGCTCCCCAGCTTTGACAACAACAACATCAAGGGCTCTTTGATAATCACTTTTGATGTGGATTTTCCAAAAGAACAGTtaacagaggaagcaagagaag GTATCAAACAGCTCCTGAAACAAGGATCAGTGCAGAAGGTATACAATGGACTTCAAGGATATTAA